The following are encoded in a window of Candidatus Moraniibacteriota bacterium genomic DNA:
- a CDS encoding thymidylate synthase, translating to MQEKNKKHEEYQYLDLMEDILENGVKQVDKGTGAVTHSVFGRQIRFDLSQGFPLLTTKEVFWKGVLFELHWFLSGQSNIRYLVENNVGIWNDYPYKIYLEKQSKRKNLLKLTKKAFIEKIKTDKRFADTYGELPKIYGELWRRWPAKNGRTVDQVRWIVEEMKKDPDCHNTLVNSWNPEYLYDMAMPKEACRFPICHNMFQVNVKNKKLSLQLYQRSADIFLGVPFNIASYALLAHILAKVTGNEVGEFIHTFGDVHIYANHMDQVKEQLKRKPFPFPKISLDDVVRDIDDFLPQYAHLEGYIAHKAIRAELSPAGGVSTKDFKKNWKKYTK from the coding sequence ATGCAAGAGAAAAATAAAAAACACGAAGAATATCAGTATCTTGATTTAATGGAAGACATTTTAGAAAATGGTGTTAAGCAGGTGGATAAGGGTACTGGCGCTGTAACGCATAGTGTTTTTGGAAGACAAATTCGCTTTGATCTTTCTCAAGGATTCCCTCTTCTTACAACAAAAGAGGTTTTCTGGAAAGGTGTACTCTTTGAGCTCCATTGGTTTCTTTCGGGACAATCGAATATTCGTTATCTTGTAGAGAATAATGTGGGAATTTGGAATGATTATCCATACAAAATATATCTGGAGAAACAATCAAAGAGAAAGAATCTTTTGAAACTTACTAAAAAGGCATTTATAGAAAAAATAAAAACTGATAAACGATTTGCGGATACATATGGAGAGCTCCCAAAAATCTACGGAGAATTATGGAGGCGATGGCCAGCAAAAAATGGGCGAACGGTAGACCAAGTTCGTTGGATTGTGGAAGAGATGAAAAAGGATCCTGATTGTCATAATACTTTGGTAAATTCTTGGAATCCAGAATATCTTTATGATATGGCAATGCCAAAGGAGGCTTGTCGCTTTCCAATTTGCCATAATATGTTTCAGGTAAATGTTAAGAATAAAAAACTTTCTCTTCAGCTCTACCAAAGAAGTGCCGATATATTTTTAGGTGTTCCTTTTAATATAGCGAGCTATGCACTTTTGGCTCATATTTTAGCAAAAGTTACTGGTAATGAAGTTGGAGAATTTATTCATACTTTTGGAGATGTTCATATATACGCTAACCATATGGATCAGGTAAAAGAACAATTGAAGCGAAAGCCTTTCCCTTTCCCAAAAATTTCTCTAGATGATGTTGTACGAGATATTGATGACTTTCTTCCTCAATATGCTCATCTTGAAGGGTACATTGCTCACAAGGCAATTCGTGCCGAACTTTCTCCAGCAGGAGGCGTTTCTACGAAAGACTTCAAAAAAAATTGGAAAAAATATACAAAATAA
- the dcd gene encoding dCTP deaminase encodes MFLSDCDIQRGVEDGSIVIKDFEKKRLQPASYDVLLGNVFLITSSHETKAIDPVRGIFPKNSEIQIPDGEEFILHPRTTVLGTLKDYVGSREYLIQISGKSSLARIGLVVHNTAGIINPGHFLHITLELANFNIAPIILRPGMAIAQLTFSMLSTPVSKDYSQTGRFNGNNWKKNFISSTESSKKNSKKKV; translated from the coding sequence ATGTTTCTTTCTGACTGTGATATACAAAGAGGGGTTGAAGACGGCTCTATTGTAATTAAGGATTTTGAAAAAAAACGTTTACAACCAGCGAGTTATGATGTTCTTTTGGGAAATGTTTTTCTTATAACCAGTTCTCATGAAACGAAAGCAATAGATCCCGTTCGTGGTATTTTTCCTAAAAATTCTGAGATTCAAATACCTGATGGAGAGGAATTTATTCTTCATCCTAGAACGACGGTATTGGGTACTCTTAAAGATTATGTAGGTTCTCGTGAATATCTTATTCAGATATCAGGAAAAAGTTCTTTAGCGAGGATTGGTTTGGTTGTTCATAATACTGCTGGAATTATTAATCCTGGTCATTTTCTCCATATAACATTAGAGCTTGCAAACTTTAATATCGCACCTATCATTCTTCGTCCGGGTATGGCAATTGCTCAATTAACTTTTAGCATGCTCTCAACGCCTGTTTCAAAAGATTATTCTCAAACAGGACGATTTAATGGTAATAATTGGAAAAAGAATTTTATCAGCTCTACAGAAAGTTCAAAAAAGAATTCAAAAAAGAAAGTGTAA
- a CDS encoding threonylcarbamoyl-AMP synthase yields MKLFHLDQSAVAEEVSHGEIAIIPCDTIYGIVTSVFFPHSVERLYKIRSRDFQKPCIVLLAERGDIKEFISEETERVYAELFSMIWPGPVSIIVPVVEKKWNHLHRGKETLAFRVPDDENLRNFLKRSGPVIAPSANKEGENTARTIQEAFVTFGENVPFYVDGGLLSGKSSTLISLSSEGILVLREGVLAVEDIRRITKNIFPVSL; encoded by the coding sequence ATGAAACTATTTCATCTTGATCAGTCTGCGGTGGCTGAAGAAGTTTCTCATGGGGAAATTGCCATCATTCCTTGTGATACGATATATGGAATAGTGACTTCAGTATTTTTTCCTCATAGCGTAGAACGATTGTACAAAATTCGTTCACGAGATTTTCAAAAACCTTGCATTGTTCTTTTGGCTGAAAGAGGAGATATAAAAGAATTTATTTCCGAAGAAACAGAAAGGGTATATGCAGAATTATTTTCAATGATTTGGCCTGGTCCTGTAAGTATAATTGTCCCTGTTGTGGAAAAAAAGTGGAACCACCTACATAGAGGAAAGGAAACATTAGCATTTCGTGTTCCTGATGATGAAAATTTGAGAAATTTTTTGAAACGATCTGGGCCAGTAATTGCTCCAAGTGCAAATAAAGAAGGAGAAAATACCGCAAGAACGATTCAAGAGGCTTTTGTTACTTTTGGAGAAAATGTTCCTTTCTATGTGGATGGGGGCTTACTTTCAGGAAAGTCGTCCACATTGATTTCTCTTTCATCTGAAGGTATACTAGTTTTACGTGAAGGTGTGCTTGCAGTTGAAGATATTCGTCGTATAACAAAAAATATTTTCCCTGTATCCTTATAA
- a CDS encoding MgtC/SapB family protein gives MFLPILTSLIFGALLGLERAIADKGAGMRTYSLVSMGSALFILISEEVIEKYTLSGNVDFDPLRMGAAIVTGIGFVGAGLFIFRENKVRNITTAAGLWVSSGIGIACGYGMYELAALVTGCTLFVFTILWFLEKKITKVSDRILH, from the coding sequence ATGTTTCTTCCCATTCTCACTTCTCTTATTTTCGGTGCACTTTTGGGCTTGGAAAGAGCTATAGCTGATAAAGGTGCAGGGATGCGAACGTATTCTTTGGTAAGCATGGGCTCTGCTTTATTTATTCTTATTTCAGAAGAAGTGATTGAAAAATATACGTTATCAGGAAATGTTGATTTTGATCCTTTGCGTATGGGAGCCGCAATCGTAACAGGAATTGGTTTTGTTGGTGCAGGACTCTTTATTTTTCGTGAAAACAAAGTTCGCAATATTACTACGGCTGCAGGATTATGGGTGAGTTCGGGAATAGGAATCGCTTGTGGTTATGGAATGTATGAGCTCGCCGCTCTGGTAACGGGATGTACTTTGTTTGTTTTTACCATACTTTGGTTTTTGGAAAAAAAAATTACAAAAGTATCAGACCGAATACTACATTAA
- a CDS encoding 3'-5' exonuclease, with protein sequence MAKSKLVFLDTETTGLGLNDRLFQVAYKYNGEVFNSFFKPPVPISIDSMVISHITNEMVEKEKTFLDSEMKTSIQTLLEENILVAHNASFDIKMLEKEGIKINQYIDTYKVSYYLDFQGEIPKHSLQYLRYYHNLNIFDVIAHDALGDVMVLEKLFDFYYSSLLREKKEESLVFKEMMDISSRALLMKKFTFGKYNGREVSEIAKEDRNYLRWLLNAKIMQRENDEEDDENWIYTLDYYTQEEK encoded by the coding sequence ATGGCAAAATCAAAACTTGTTTTTTTGGATACGGAAACAACGGGACTAGGATTGAATGATAGACTTTTTCAAGTAGCTTATAAATATAATGGTGAAGTATTCAATTCATTTTTTAAACCACCAGTTCCTATCTCGATAGATTCTATGGTGATATCACATATTACAAATGAAATGGTTGAAAAAGAAAAAACTTTTTTGGATTCAGAAATGAAAACATCAATACAAACACTTCTTGAAGAAAATATTTTAGTTGCTCATAATGCTTCATTTGATATAAAGATGCTTGAAAAAGAGGGTATAAAAATAAATCAATATATAGATACGTATAAAGTTTCTTACTATTTGGATTTTCAAGGGGAAATTCCGAAGCATAGCCTTCAATATTTGCGATATTATCATAACTTGAATATTTTCGATGTTATCGCACACGATGCTTTGGGGGATGTTATGGTTTTAGAAAAACTTTTTGATTTTTATTATTCTTCTTTACTCAGAGAGAAAAAAGAGGAATCTCTCGTTTTTAAAGAAATGATGGATATTTCTTCTCGAGCTCTTCTTATGAAAAAATTTACATTTGGTAAATATAATGGAAGAGAGGTATCTGAGATTGCCAAAGAAGATCGTAATTATTTACGTTGGCTTTTAAATGCAAAAATAATGCAGAGAGAAAATGATGAAGAAGATGATGAGAATTGGATTTATACATTGGATTATTATACACAAGAAGAAAAATAA